CCCTTGCCGGTGGTTGACGGAGGTGACGGTCACCACCCGCGGGTCGCGGCCGGCCAGCAGCAGGTCGAGCAGGCGGCCGGTGAGGGCGAAGTGCCCGAGGTGGTTGGTGGCGAACTGCAGCTCGTGCCCCTGCGGGCTGAGGGTGCGCGGCGGTGCCATCACGCCGGCGTTGTTGATCAGCACGTCCACCCGGGCATGGTCGGTGTGCAGCCGGTCGGCGAAATCGCGTACCGAGTCGAGGTCGGCCAGGTCGAGCCGTCGCATCTCCAGGTCGGCGCCGCCCATGTCGGCGACTACGCGGCGGCCCTTGGCCTCGTCGCGGACGGCCAGCACCACGCGCGCGCCGTGGTCGGCGAGCGCCCGGGTGGTGGCCAGGCCCAGTCCGCTCGTGGCTCCGGTGACGACGAAGGTGCGGCCCGTCAAGTCGGGGATCCGTTCGGCGGTCCACCCGTCACTACGCATCAGCTCATCAGCGTTCACGGGCTCACTGTGCTCGATGTGACACTGAGTGTCAATGGGTGCATTGAATGCGGGGACCGGCGTGACGTAGCATCGCTGAATGAGGATGCACGCGGGCGGCAGCATGGCCGAACGCAAGCGGCAGCTGGTCGCCGACGAGCTGCGCGACGCGGCCCTGATGCTGCTCGCCACCCGGGGGTTCGACGTGGTCACCGTCGATGACATCGTGGCCGCGGCCGGCATGTCGCGGCGTACGTTTTTCCGCTACTTCGCCTCCAAG
Above is a window of Micromonospora coriariae DNA encoding:
- a CDS encoding oxidoreductase; amino-acid sequence: MNADELMRSDGWTAERIPDLTGRTFVVTGATSGLGLATTRALADHGARVVLAVRDEAKGRRVVADMGGADLEMRRLDLADLDSVRDFADRLHTDHARVDVLINNAGVMAPPRTLSPQGHELQFATNHLGHFALTGRLLDLLLAGRDPRVVTVTSVNHRQGKLPSTDPTGAHGYSPMRFYNTSKLANAIFGLELHRRLSAAASPVRSYLAHPGYTATNLQTSATTPLWRLLLGRIGNPLLAQPVERGAWPQLFAATDPTAQPGLLIAPDGPGELRGHPAPGRLSEAAIDPDNGRRLWELSEQATGVRFDSLPTSG